One window of the Panulirus ornatus isolate Po-2019 chromosome 12, ASM3632096v1, whole genome shotgun sequence genome contains the following:
- the LOC139751795 gene encoding uncharacterized protein, whose product MKKLMVLMIMVLTEAAESQFHHQVSPLYTSDQGPPDPHVLEEQVLEEELAHLEEMSRPSLYNNKGEHWPREATHDKYPKKYHRVKPPASHPVGPAPEPHPGEGTEKIRHTTTRKESSSVEETSQHSWEDVPSQSQPEQTRYVTESSFDVTTTPHAGTGLAEEGEEVEPTVGTECNPGVEVMQEPVVLPVTEGKNDGRDSGAHYGLPKELMPIHPGGGSRFEDLEKEKLERAKMAQTKAQDGDTENGTSHDAESLYSSSTTLCLSSLIISFSSLRILI is encoded by the exons gtGTTGATGATCATGGTGTTGACCGAGGCTGCAGAGTCACAGTTCCACCACCAGGTGTCACCACTCTACACATCTGACCAGGGACCTCCTGACCCCCACgtgttggaggagcaggtgttggaggaggagctggCACACCTGGAGGAGATGTCTCGCCCTTCTCTGTATAATAATAAG ggtGAACACTGGCCCAGGGAGGCGACCCATGACAAGTATCCGAAAAAATACCACAGGGTGAAGCCCCCCGCCAGCCACCCGGTGGGCCCAGCCCCCGAGCCACACCCGggggaaggaacggagaagatcCGCCACACGACGACGCGGAAGGAGTCCTCGTCCGTCGAGGAGACGTCGCAGCACAGCTGGGAGGACGTGCCCAGCCAGAGTCAACCGGAGCAGACCCGCTACGTGACGGAGAGCAGCTTCGACGTGACCACGACGCCCCACGCGGGGACGGGCctggcggaggagggggaggaggtggagccgACGGTGGGGACGGAGTGCAACCCCGGGGTGGAGGTGATGCAGGAGCCGGTGGTCCTGCCAGTGACGGAGGGCAAGAACGACGGGCGGGACTCCGGGGCCCACTACGGCCTGCCGAAGGAGCTGATGCCCATCCACCCGGGCGGCGGCTCCAGGTTCGAGGACCTGGAGAAGGAGAAGTTGGAGAGAGCGAAAATGGCACAGACTAAGGCCCAGGATGGTGACACAGAAAACGGCACGTCCCACGACGCAGAGAGTCTCTATAGTTCTTCCActactctctgtctctcctccttaATTATATCATTCTCCTCCCTCAGAATACTGATCTAG